The following proteins are co-located in the Apium graveolens cultivar Ventura chromosome 5, ASM990537v1, whole genome shotgun sequence genome:
- the LOC141660046 gene encoding uncharacterized protein LOC141660046: MTMDQLMGSLQAYSERLLKKEETDSQVLKSNVSVEDKDKVLYTKYRRGRGCGRVNKNSHQGRGRGFVSNRFGEQVQANQQVWHGQGRSRGRGGRSAPGRGNRSNIESYNCGKFGHFSKDCWFNKRVEEKANIAQMEEQQNDGVLLMANKEIIQEDDVIWYLDSGVSNHMTGLKHLFTYLRDVNSGFVSFGDASKVEVKGKG; encoded by the coding sequence ATGACGATGGATCAACTTATGGGGTCCTTACAAGCATATTCTGAAAGGTTGTTAAAGAAGGAAGAGACAGATTCTCAAGTTCTGAAATCTAATGTCTCTGTGGAAGACAAAGATAAGGTGTTGTACACAAAATATAGAAGAGGAAGAGGATGTGGCCGTGTAAATAAAAATTCCCATCAAGGCAGAGGACGTGGTTTTGTAAGCAACAGATTTGGAGAACAGGTGCAGGCAAATCAACAAGTTTGGCATGGACAGGGACGTAGTCGCGGCAGAGGTGGAAGATCAGCCCCTGGAAGAGGTAATAGATCAAATATTGAATCTTATAATTGTGGAAAATTTGGACATTTTTCCAAAGATTGTTGGTTTAACAAAAGGGTTGAAGAAAAAGCAAATATAGCACAAATGGAAGAGCAACAAAATGATGGAGTGCTACTCATGGCCAACAAAGAGATAATTCAAGAAGATGATGTgatatggtaccttgatagtggtgTCAGCAACCACATGACTGGGCTCAAACATCTATTTACTTATTTGAGAGATGTAAATTCTGGTTTTGTCTCTTTTGGTGATGCATCCAAAGTTGAAGTCAAAGGAAAAGGATAA